TTAAAGTAACCCTTCAGATGAGGTCTCGTTAAATGACTTACGTTTCCAGCACCAGCACAGTCCTTGCAAGGTCTGCGTCCCATTCCGACACAAATGTGGCAGGGctgtaaacaaaatgtttttatcagTAAATAGATACTCTAAAAAGTTCACCCAATAGCTTTCATTCctcaaacatgtgttttgtaaTGTACCTTTGTTGACGATGTGTAGGGAACCTTCATAGTCTGTTTGTCATCCACAAAAAAGGTGGGGGCCTTAGCAGGAATGTCCCATGGTCCTGGAGGTGGTTGGGCAAAGGCATCCACTGGCTGGCCTAATTTAAACGAAACAACATATCAATATGTTAATAGCAGTTGCTTATAGGGAGCTTCCTGAGGCAGAAAACAGAGAGTTCAACGTGTATAATTAATGCACAAGGTAATAGTATTGTACCTCTGTAAGGCTCGTGAGTCCACTCCGTAGATCTTGATTCAGTAAATGTTTCCAGCCGGTactaaaacaaagtaaacacacaAGAGACAAGTTCAATTATGCACCGGTCATCCAAAAACTACCATTCAAGGTATAACTTAATAAGATTTCCCCAACTTTCTAGCAAGGTTTTCAAACTCAAACACATGTATAGATCTCCTTTTACCCTGTATGTATTGAATGCATCCATTCGAGTAATCACACCATCCTTAGCTGGTGCTGAACTGTAGCAGCACTTGCTGGAGGCAAACAGGACAAACGCCTCCCGGGCAGTATCTTCGGTTATAGATGGGATACTGTGAGTGAGGAAACGATAAAGTTTGTCATGTGGTGAAATCTTTTAAGAGGAAGTGATGGTTGTAATTGTTCCTGATGTGCTACGAATCTTACAACAcatcaaaaaaaaagtttcaaaatTCCCAAAGCAGTCGTGTTGAAATGAGTTTTTCTTACTTCCAACTTGGTTGTTGAGGTCCAGATTCAGGCTGAGGAACTGGGAAAGCAGGCATCGGAGGGGGCAGAAATCCACCTACAGCAAATAAtgacaaaaagtgttttacCGTTTAATTGCTTTATCCTAAGAGCAATCAGTGGCGCAAAAAGTGGGTATGCACTATATGCGATGTATAGGGGCCCAAGCGATggtaaagaaataaatatatataataaaataaaattggtattttctttatgtttctgctgttgtgcgTTTCTAAATAGTTTCTGCATTTCCTTAaggttatataacattttagagGACTAACATGCTAGAGAAGGGCGCCCTATCTCAAGATTCCATCATAGAATTTTGACATAGAAGAGGGAGCAGGGGCGCCGTGAGCGCTGAGCGAGCAGGCACTAGTAGTGAGTTGACGTCCATGGGAAAAGATGGATAAAGCAAAAAAGCTGTTCGTGGCTGAAattaggaaaagaaagagggaaaaggagatgGCACGTCAAGGGATGCAACAACAGTTAAATAAGTGGAAGGTGAAAGGCAACAGGTAGGATGATTTAAAGTGTGACGTGACAAAAGCTACATTATTGTTAACAGAGAGGGTTCTAAAGGATCTTTGTTTGTAGGCTTACTTTTGCCCTTTAAGGCATTATTTTGTATTGGTTATAATGATAATGTTtgtaactgtttatttaattatggtAGGCCTATAGTGGCTgatatactttaaaataaacccttATTATTTAAAGCCCATACATGATGATGTCTGGcagacttatttatttattattctttttttttgggggggggggcaaaatTGTTGCTGCATACCCCCCTGACACTGGGTAGCTGCGCCCCTGAGAGCAATCATTCCTGATGCTTTTGTATAAACAGTATACAATTTATCAGATACACccaataaaatcaataaaacctTTGCCCAAAAATTCAACGTCctcattttaatgtatattgatttattattatgttagaCCCAGTACTATCACAAACAGTAAgggggtaaacacacacattaaattgTAGTCCATTTAAACGCCATCACTTATGACAACTGTTAATTACCACCGagaaaatgttaacaaaaatgaACCAATATGAGCTTGgtgaagaacaaaaacagaggtGTAGTACTGgaatgatttaaatgttattggATTATCAAATAACAGTGCCATGTGAAAGTATTGTGGAGTGTCATTTTTCACAGAGACAGTAATTGTGTAGAATATGAGTGCTTATGGGTATTTTCAGCATACTgtacctcctcctcctgccacTGTTCCTTCATAGCCAGGCATGCTGTCAAACATGCTGGCTGGAGGAGCGCTGGGGCCCTGGGAAGCAGCTGCGGGTGGGGCGAACATAGCTTGAACAAATCAAGAAGAACCAGTTCAAACATGGATGTATTTTCACTGAAAAGAAAATCTTCAGAGGTCGTTATACGTTCCGTGAACAAACGACTAGactattaaaacatgtaaaaaccGTTAGATACTCCTATGCACATTACTAAATCTTTTTAGAAAATCCATCTTAATACTTGACGTTTCCAAATTGTAATGCTTCTACGTGACAACACCTGAAGACACTGTTTTGAGAGAGACTTACCTTGCGCCTCCATGGTAATATCCACTCAAAGAAAGTTTACAGCTACACAAAAATACTCGACCAAGGGTAGGGTCCTTGAACAAACACTTTAACTTATATTTACGTCTTAACGTATGCAACTCCTACTAAAGCGACTAACGCGGCAACAGCCTCAAATAACCTGTACGTAGTGACGTCattctggtgtgtgtttgtggaacGGAAGTGTGCGATTATAAATGTCTTCACATATGTCATTAAAAATGGCTAAACTTGAAATACTCCTTTACTGATCTTACCGGGTCCCCCCTCTGCTGCTGGGTAATTGGGATTAGCCATTCCGTAGGTTCGCTTCTCTTGGCTGTCAAGTAACGGGGAAACGAAAGTAAAAAACACTGTGCGCTGAATTCAGTTTAAGTAACAAAATATTGAGATACTCACTCCAAAATAGGCTGATACTCCATTTGAAGTGCTAAAAAACAACCCCCTAAAAAACAAAGCCTTCATTCGGGAtctaagcacacacacacacacacacacactcacacagtctaTATCACCAATAATCATGTGACAAAAAGCAACTCATTTACTTTATCAAACCACACCCCCGGGTCATCAGCTCTGACTGTCAGCCGTCGTCTGAtagttaaaaaatatgtttgaaggTTTTGCCTGAATTGAAGGCTCGCGTTGTGGGGTTAATAATTATTTAGAGATAACACACTCAGTTTAAACAAGAAGACTGTAAAGAttccaccccaaaaaaaaacaggaagtgcgcACAATCCGTTTCAATATAAACATTTGTGAGGGCGGGTGAACAGAAAGCGTTAATAACAGTAACACTCTAAACACGTACACAAACAGTCATATTGAGTTtcatgtacttttatttaatcactgttgaaaaaaatgtgaaaatccaAGTGGccagagaggaaataaatgcaTGTGTAGTTCTGGTGAAATACAGTACCCATAAGCCTTTGCTAGACTCGCGGAAGTCCTTTTCTTCCCTTCCGCCGTCGCCGAAGTCCCTTTTGGATTTACATCGGCGGGTGAGTCGATTCAATCTATGATCATCAGCGCGATTTAAGGCGTTATTTGACCCTCCAGATACATGTTGACAATAGTATACGTCCACAATACATGTATCTGTTTGAATGGACCATTTTTCTAATATTATTCCTCGATTAATGTGTTGTTCTTGAGCGAGGTGCCTCGGCTAGCCAGGTGCTAACGCTCTCCGTGAAATGGGGTTGTATTATTCAGTAATTATTCCGCTGTACACAAATGGCTTACCGATAATTATTCTTAACAACCACCCGTTGCCAACATAGGACACGtgtgaaatatacattttgtttcagGTCATACCGCTGAAGCACAATGCACAGAGCAGAGTAGCATGGCTAGCAAGCTAATTAAACATTGACTGCACTGTAGAAGCTAGTTTGCTAGCTGACGTTAGTCAACACGTTTACCCTAATGCTCGCACAGCAAGGAAGTCGATGTTACCTTGGAACAGACATTTTTGATAGAGTATCGAAATCACATGTGTAACTTACTATTTATATAGCAATAGAGTATCGAAATCACATGTAACTTACAATTTATATAGCAATAAGCATTGCTGCATTCCGCGAAGGTGTTGTGCATGCTGGCTCAATCCATTACCTTTCCAGGGCACTTGATGCTAATAAGTATTCGTTGGTTAATGGTAACAGTTTAACTTAATGCGAAAAGTTTGCTCTGTAAAAGGTCTAATGATGTTGGTACAAAGCTTAGTGATTGTTTGTCTTAACTTGGTGTTTTCTAAATTTGGAGTGAGTTAAGACAGCTAGCCTGTATTGCTCATCACTGACATTCACGCTTACTTGGTTgttaacttgtttgtttttttgccatcCTCAGTCACCATGGCAGCCCTCAGGCCCCTCACAAAGCCCAAAATCGTCAAGAAGAGAACAAAGAAGTTCATTCGCCACCAGTCTGACAGATATGTGAAGATTGCGGTAAGGCTTTCACTTAAATACTTCACATGCTGAGCTTTGTCTTAAACCTGTACCTGCAAGTGATTAATAGTTGGAATATCTTTTATCTCCAATAGAAAAACTGGCGTAAGCCCAGGGGTATTGACAACAGGGTCCGCAGGCGGTTCAAGGGTCAGATGCTGATGCCCAACATCGGTTATGGTAGCAACAAGAAGACCAAGTACATGCTGCCAACTGGCTTCAAGAAGTTCCTGGTGCACAATATCAAGGAGCTCGAGGTCCTCATGATGAGCAACAGGTATGTTCTCACTGTTTACTTGGAGTACATTTCCTTTCATGTCCCAAAAAATGCCAGTCATGCTATAGAGTTGTTCTATTTGCAAGGATTTGGTATACTGGCTGCCACTTCAGTTTATCGTATGtgaaataaattatatttgcaAGTGCTTAACGATAGCttaaacagaaacactttatacaaactttaaattgatttattaaGTGATCAGCATTTTTGACAAGTATATTGTACATTCACTGATGCTGGCATTTATTCAGGGTATAAGAATAATTACATTACACTACATACCTCAAGCGCTCAGTCGGTGAACCAAACCTTAAATGGCGCTTGAATAACTGATCAAACAGTTTTTGGTAGATAAACTCTGttaggaaaaataaagacatttgaatgGGAATGAGTATGGTCTTATTTGTAATTGGCACAATCTAATCTGTTGCACTTTTAGGAAATGTATGTTCcagaatttattttttcatatccTGAAGGGCTATCAGTTGGTTGTAATACAAATAAGCTGGTTTATATCACATCATTGAGTTTCTTATGAGATGGAAGCTGGCTAAACAAGAGTAACAGTGGTCCTGGTGCATGGCGAGCAGATGGCAGTGAccacattttagttttgaataTTAACATGGGTGTGAAATAGTGGCTGCTCAAAGCACTcaccctttttttaattttatttttagttaagGTGTGAGATGCATCTAGTTCATTTTTATGTGGTGCTATTGAGTTTACTCAAGACCATCTTCAAATGTTCCTCAATGATCTTAACTTTATGAAATTCAGGGATCATTGAAGTA
The Eleginops maclovinus isolate JMC-PN-2008 ecotype Puerto Natales chromosome 1, JC_Emac_rtc_rv5, whole genome shotgun sequence genome window above contains:
- the ssuh2rs1 gene encoding protein SSUH2 homolog isoform X2 — translated: MEAQAMFAPPAAASQGPSAPPASMFDSMPGYEGTVAGGGGGFLPPPMPAFPVPQPESGPQQPSWNIPSITEDTAREAFVLFASSKCCYSSAPAKDGVITRMDAFNTYRYRLETFTESRSTEWTHEPYRGQPVDAFAQPPPGPWDIPAKAPTFFVDDKQTMKVPYTSSTKPCHICVGMGRRPCKDCAGAGNKVCWVCNGSGFRHGDDRCHHCSGRGRENCSHCQGQGAMQCNTCLGKQQLLVYINLSVKWTNNSENYVVEQSSGLQADNLSKVSGKELFRDTQYLVYPLVGFPDPTVVNAAQRLVHDHQGKYSRTSRILQQRQTIELIPVTKVTYSWKGKSNIYFVYGNEFTVNADNYPATCCCAIM
- the rpl32 gene encoding 60S ribosomal protein L32 — encoded protein: MAALRPLTKPKIVKKRTKKFIRHQSDRYVKIAKNWRKPRGIDNRVRRRFKGQMLMPNIGYGSNKKTKYMLPTGFKKFLVHNIKELEVLMMSNRTHCAEIAHNVSSKNRKVIVERAAQLAIKITNPNARLRSEENE
- the ssuh2rs1 gene encoding protein SSUH2 homolog isoform X1, which produces MEYQPILDQEKRTYGMANPNYPAAEGGPAMFAPPAAASQGPSAPPASMFDSMPGYEGTVAGGGGGFLPPPMPAFPVPQPESGPQQPSWNIPSITEDTAREAFVLFASSKCCYSSAPAKDGVITRMDAFNTYRYRLETFTESRSTEWTHEPYRGQPVDAFAQPPPGPWDIPAKAPTFFVDDKQTMKVPYTSSTKPCHICVGMGRRPCKDCAGAGNKVCWVCNGSGFRHGDDRCHHCSGRGRENCSHCQGQGAMQCNTCLGKQQLLVYINLSVKWTNNSENYVVEQSSGLQADNLSKVSGKELFRDTQYLVYPLVGFPDPTVVNAAQRLVHDHQGKYSRTSRILQQRQTIELIPVTKVTYSWKGKSNIYFVYGNEFTVNADNYPATCCCAIM